Below is a window of Sebastes umbrosus isolate fSebUmb1 chromosome 13, fSebUmb1.pri, whole genome shotgun sequence DNA.
ATACGCTGCAGACCTTGGGTACATAGTGTGCGCAGTTCTGGGAGCTTTCCCAAGAGTTTTGACAAGTAGTTGGGCCGATTCAATCCGCCGCCATTGAACGTCACTTGATCTTTGAGGCAGTTGACTATCTTGTTTTGGAGATCCTCCACTCTCTTGGGTTCTTTGAGCCCGTGTCGCTCTGaaatacagaagaaaaaaaggaacacaAATTATTTCCCCTTTCTCTTGTTTTGCACGCGTTTGTATAACGCAGGCAGAGTTTttagtaaatggtaaatggacttgcatttatagtCTAGtgttctgaccactcaaagcgctttacactacatgtcagcattcacccattcacacacacattcatacactgatggcagagctAAGGTGACAacttttgcccatcaggatctaatctaaatactcattatACATTCTAAATTCTAAATACTCATTATACATTCTAAATTCTAAATACTCATCcacacactgatggctatgccttcgggagcaattttggggttaagtgtcttgctcaaggacacatcgacatgtgacccggagcagccgatccggggatcgaaccaccgaccttccgattggtggacaacctgctctaccaaactgagccacagccgcccaacaagtgtgcttttttttttacgcacCTGTTACCATGGCCAGAGCTGCGATGCAGGAGAAAGCTGAGATGTCAATGTTCATGCTCTGCAAGTTGGAAGAAAAGTCCACGATGGCGTCCACCCACTCTCCAAACCCACGGACGCACTGTAGCCGGTGTAACACCACTCcattacaaaaaataagtttGCCTTCCACCGGGTTGGACCTGCAATTAATAAGGAAAACGCCATTAATTACGCATGGCAATAAATGTGGATTTAAAGAGcctttcttcttattattattgggGCAGCTAATAAAACCCAAATCAATGAAGCTTGAAGGAGCAGCTGATGATTATCTTAAagattgttttgtttaataATTACTCACCTGTACGCCAGCCGCAGGACGAACAGCTCCAGGAAGGCGGATTCAAAGAGGAGATCCTGATCTTGCTTGGGTAGATCACAGAAGCCCGGGATCTTCTCCGCCCAGCCTCGGATGATCTCCATGGAGCCCGTCAGGAGGTCGTAGAACTGCTGGATGTGCTGAGTGTTGTCTCCGGTCATTTGGTAGTCAGGGTTTGCCTGGAACTGGAATTTAATTTAAACAGCACTGTTAATGAGgtcctttaaaatatataatccgTGAAATTGCAAAATGCCCATTtcacaagagaaagagagggtgcTTTTTCCACTATTAAATCCatgtcttcttttttattaagtTCTCTATTTCAATTTACTTAggtggaggaagaaaaaaaatcgacCACATTAAAAAGCCTGACAAAGTTGGGAATTACAGAAAAGTTCCAAGGCAGTAAATTGTTACCTAAAAGCAGGGCTAAATTAAAAAAGGGCAATCAATCTTGTTGTTCATTCTGTTTTCACTCGGAGTAATAgttgtcaactttttttttttttatttatactttatttttttcctttttatcaaggctgttttcatatacgcaatccactgtttgtaattacaacagtctataaaccaacttttaagtagatgagctttacagacaaacccatcaagtacactatagagaaaacaccttcaacattcaaaaccaaaaaacaaaactaagaaaagaaataacaataataataataatgacaaaagaaagagtagagttataaaaacaaaacaacaagaaaaaaaaacacataaaaaaaagtgctgtgtttttgaagtgctgtgtgtgtggatgactTACTCTGGAGTAGTCCAAGGCAGACATGGATGGGTTGGAGTCCACATGGGCTCGAACAAGTGCGCTTATGAGGCTCACCGGCGGCGAAGGAGGAGAGGGCTCCTGAGGACTTTTGGGTTTGGATGGTAGTCGTCCTCTCCGACCTTTCAGATTATCAGTCCGGACAACTGCATCGGAAGAAACATATGACACATAAAGTCATCAATACGCACTCCTGTTGCTGTGCGTAAAAGTGGGGTTTAAATAATCCAACACTCTTATTACGCACGTTCctccagtgtgtcagtgttgaaATATAAAACTAGTGGTCTAAAATAATATGAATGCATGGCCTAAACATACCTTCTCTCACCATTCCGACGACCATGCACTTCTGGAAGCGGCAGAACTGGCAGCGATTTCTTCGGCGTTTGTCAACAGGGCAGTTTTTATTTGCTAAACACACGTATTTAGCGTTTTTCTGAACGGTGCgctggaaaagaaagaaagaaaaagcataATGTCACTCATAATGCAGGGCCTATCCTTTCTGAAGGATGTAGAACATGTAGAAAACACGGACTGTGGATTTGCTGCACAAGTGgtataaaaaatgaaaagatgaaaacGATATAATATCTGTCTCATCTCCTGTTCGGTGTGAACCAACAAGAGGGAATAAGACCTACAGCAAATACACATTTCTTGGTCtttcatatttttactttattcctTTGAGATGTGGATAGATGTGCCCTATATGTCATATAAAGTTATTTTACGCACGCAACTTTGAGGTGTGTAATAttgaaattatattatatacgtTTTCAAGGTGCTTTCCTTCTCTTACCTCACCCCAACAACCTTCAGACCCAAACCAGATATATTTGGCATTTAGGCTGTCTGTTTAGATTCAGTTTGGAAAATTCAGTTTCTATAGGGATTTTTTTATAACCAGAGCAAATCCAAATTATGGTTTATGTCTGCTGTACAGTTAATAGAGGAAGTGTCGAACTAGGTGATCATAAAGGGAGTTGATGACTAATGTTTTCTGTGAAATGTTGTTCCAAGTGCCcttaaaaaacatgacaaatattaattattatatttacttatatatatatatggattgCTGCACAAgtgatacatatatatattttaaaaaaaaatctcatctCCTGTTCGGGGTGAACCAACAAGAGGGAATAAGACCGACATCAAATAACACATTTCGTggtgttttcatatttttactttattcctTTGAGATGTGCTGTGATAGATGTGCCCTATATGTCATATATAGTTATTTTTACGCACGCAACTTTAAGGTGTGTAATATTGAAAATGgaattatattatatgttttaacTTGTGTTattacatgttgtttttttaaagaaattgggcagattatcagaatcagatcagatcagaatcagactcgtgtttattgccaggtgtaaggaATTTGCTCTGGTTTTGTTtgtgcaagttaaacagtataataacaaaagaatagataaaaacgttagaataaaaaataagaataaaaaaatcactCATATTCATGGTGTCACATCATCCCACCTTGAAGAATCCTTTGCAGCCCTCGCAGGTTCTCACTCCATAATGCTGGCAGGCTGCGTTGTCTCCGCACACCGCACACAGACCCTCGTTTGACGGAGATCCTCTGGACGGAGGCGACGGCACACCGCTGTCCACCAGCTGGTGGCCGTGTCCGAGCTGCAGGGAGTGAGGAAATGCCAGACCAGCAGCTTGTTTCCGGATGGCGCTGGGCACCGCGAAGCTCTGCCCGTCCAGGCCTCGGTGGTGGTGCACTCCGGAGTTGTCGTGGTTCATGGAGACGTGCAGAGGCCCGTCGAACCGCATCTGACAGCTGGAAACGGGAGTACCGGGCGGGGATTGCTTGAAGGAGAAGAGGGAAAGCCTTGAAACTGGATTCTTGCGCTGCTGGTCCATCATGTGAGACGTGGCCGCGACATAGTTCTGGTGGAAACTGTGCAGGGAGCCCGGATCCTCCCACATGTGATTGGGCTGAACCTGGAAGTTTGGCGTGCTCGGAGCGTGAGGAGAGGATGGTTTGAAGTACATAGGCCCACCAGAGTGAGCCGCCATCATCTCCTCCGACTGAGGAGGAGGCTGCAGGTGGCCCTGCTGGTGGTGGTAGCTGTGCATCTGGACGTCCTCCACCTTGATGGAGGATTGGTCTCCTCCAGAGTGGGGCATCTGATACAGACAGGGCGGTTTGACGTCGTAACCGGTGTTGTAGTTGTCCATGAATGTGCTGAAACTCGGGAGAGAAGTGGTGGCTGTGATTTCAGTGTTGGTCAAGTCCATGCTAAACTTAACAAACTCGGGTGTTAGGAAGTCGCAGCTGTATTCTCCTGCGGTGTGGTAGCTGTAGCTCTGGGAAGCAGGACTAGCTCCTTGAGGTGATGATCCATACTGAGCCTGAACGCAGGGCATGGCTGCAAAAACCAGAAACACATCAGAATACCACCAAGAAATATGGAGAAAGTTTTACAGT
It encodes the following:
- the nr4a2a gene encoding nuclear receptor subfamily 4 group A member 2a, giving the protein MPCVQAQYGSSPQGASPASQSYSYHTAGEYSCDFLTPEFVKFSMDLTNTEITATTSLPSFSTFMDNYNTGYDVKPPCLYQMPHSGGDQSSIKVEDVQMHSYHHQQGHLQPPPQSEEMMAAHSGGPMYFKPSSPHAPSTPNFQVQPNHMWEDPGSLHSFHQNYVAATSHMMDQQRKNPVSRLSLFSFKQSPPGTPVSSCQMRFDGPLHVSMNHDNSGVHHHRGLDGQSFAVPSAIRKQAAGLAFPHSLQLGHGHQLVDSGVPSPPSRGSPSNEGLCAVCGDNAACQHYGVRTCEGCKGFFKRTVQKNAKYVCLANKNCPVDKRRRNRCQFCRFQKCMVVGMVREVVRTDNLKGRRGRLPSKPKSPQEPSPPSPPVSLISALVRAHVDSNPSMSALDYSRFQANPDYQMTGDNTQHIQQFYDLLTGSMEIIRGWAEKIPGFCDLPKQDQDLLFESAFLELFVLRLAYRSNPVEGKLIFCNGVVLHRLQCVRGFGEWVDAIVDFSSNLQSMNIDISAFSCIAALAMVTERHGLKEPKRVEDLQNKIVNCLKDQVTFNGGGLNRPNYLSKLLGKLPELRTLCTQGLQRIFYLKLEDLVPPPAIIDKLFLDTLPF